Proteins from one Malaya genurostris strain Urasoe2022 chromosome 2, Malgen_1.1, whole genome shotgun sequence genomic window:
- the LOC131432919 gene encoding E3 SUMO-protein ligase PIAS2 isoform X2 has product MRKTRQAAEFSELKDLVHQLRISDLQQLLGEHNISRSGRRSELIERVLILVRQNISVLKYKVRDLHKKAQEEVEALAKEVDIPSALKPPVVNPLFTSTPLTNNPILSTPVQVVSRATSSMYQQQYANAVQNDNRGGQVHANGIVPIPYPETTPNPGYPIHPDVKLKKLAFFDVLATLLKPATLVPSNTTQRVQEGSFFFHLTPQQATDIATNRDIRNANKIEHTIQVQLRFCLLETSCEQEDYFPPNIAVKVNNKLCPLPNPIPTNKPGVEPKRPPRPVNITPNVKLSPLVANHIAVSWCTEYNRGYAAACYLVRKLTSTQLLQRMKTKGVKPADYTRGLIKEKLNEDADCEIATTMLKVSLICPLGKMRMATPCRSSTCSHLQCFDASLYLQMNERKPTWNCPVCDKAAVYDNLVIDGYFQEVLASNKLSCDDNEIQLHKDGSWSTHVKTNDTCTLDTPSKPVQKVEVISDDVELISNDPPKSSISQTSVISSSEPSSTTATTNETVDLTLSDSDDEDLPLKRKTVTRSAAQGNVSGSATITTITSTSSTAATSVATLVSKPKINEEVVESENIVINEERMDSETN; this is encoded by the exons GATCTGGTACACCAACTTCGCATATCTGATTTGCAACAGTTGCTTGGGGAACATAACATCAGTCGAAGTGGTCGAAGAAGTGAACTTATCGAACGAGTACTGATACTGGTCCGACAAAATATTTCTGTGTTAAAATATAAAGTACGAGATCTTCACAAGAAAGC TCAAGAGGAAGTCGAAGCATTAGCAAAAGAAGTTGATATCCCTAGTGCATTAAAACCTCCAGTAGTAAATCCTCTGTTTACCTCAACACCGTTGACGAACAACCCAATCTTAAGCACTCCAGTGCAAGTTGTTTCACGCGCAACTTCCAGTATGTATCAGCAACAATACGCCAACGCTGTGCAAAATGACAATCGCGGAGGACAAGTACATGCTAACGGTATCGTACCAATTCCTTACCCGGAGACGACACCAAATCCAGGTTACCCTATACATCCGGATGTAAAATTGAAGAAGTTGGCATTTTTTGATGTACTAGCAACATTATTGAAGCCAGCGACACTCGTACCAAGTAACACAACACAGCGAGTTCAAGAAGGTTCCTTCTTTTTTCACTTGACTCCCCAGCAAGCAACTGATATAGCAACCAACAGGGATATTCGGAATGCTAATAAAATTGAACACACAATTCAAGTTCAACTGCGGTTTTGTTTATTAGAAACATCGTGTGAGCAGGAAGACTACTTTCCTCCAAATATTGCAGTTAAAGTGAACAACAAGTTATGTCCGCTTCCG AACCCCATACCAACTAATAAACCTGGAGTGGAGCCGAAACGTCCTCCACGTCCAGTTAATATAACGCCAAATGTAAAACTCTCCCCTCTTGTTGCGAACCATATTGCAGTATCTTGGTGCACGGAATATAATCGAGGCTATGCTGCTGCGTGCTATCTAGTACGCAAATTAACTTCCACTCAGTTGTTGCAGCGCATGAAGACCAAAGGCGTAAAACCAGCAGACTACACGAGAGGGTTGA taaaagaaaaactaaatgaagacGCTGACTGCGAAATTGCCACAACGATGTTGAAAGTTTCTCTTATTTGTCCTCTTGGTAAAATGAGAATGGCAACTCCGTGTAG GTCCTCCACATGCTCACATCTACAATGTTTCGATGCGTCACTTTATTTGCAAATGAATGAACGCAAACCCACTTGGAACTGTCCAGTATGTGATAAGGCTGCCGTATACGACAACCTTGTTATTGATGG CTACTTCCAGGAAGTTCTTGCTTCAAACAAATTATCTTGCGATGACAATGAAATACAACTCCACAAAGATGGGTCATGGAGTACACACGTGAAAACGAATGATACGTGTACTCTTGATACTCCAAGTAAACCTGTGCAAAAAGTTGAAGTCATTTCAGATGACGTTg AACTCATATCGAACGATCCTCCGAAGTCAAGCATCAGCCAGACCAGTGTGATATCGAGTAGTGAACCATCCTCTACAACTGCAACTACTAACGAAACT GTCGATTTAACATTGAGTGATTCTGATGATGAAGATCTGCCCTTGAAACGTAAAACAGTGACACGCTCTGCGGCTCAAGGTAACGTGAGTGGGAGTGCCACTATTACTACAATCACTAGTACTTCAAGCACAGCTGCCACTTCTGTCGCTA